The sequence CCAGGGCAGTCATTGATAGGTTTAACCTACTGCAGCCCAAGGTCTTGATTGCAGTTGATGGTTACCCATATAGGGGCAGGGTGTTTGATAAGTATGGCGATATTAAGCAGATTGTTGATTCCGTGCAGAGTATTGGGAGGGTTGTCATCATACCAAACATGAAGGATTCGGTGGAGTTGAGTCTCAGCAAGTCTGTCCATGATTGGAGGGAGATAACGGGTAGGAGAGGTGTTGGGCTTTCCATCGAGTCCATGGAATTCAATGAACCACTATGGGTTCTATTCACATCCGGTACAACGGGGATACCGAAACCCGTGGTCCACAGCCATGGTGGCGTACTCCTCGAGGCCTACAAGGTTGGTCTTCACATGGATTATAAACCAAGTGATAAGTTCACCTGGTACACGACGCCGTCATGGATGATGTGGAACTTCACGGTTAATGCGCTCCTCTTCGGCGCAACAATACTGTTCTATGATGGTGATCCAACGGTCAGGAACTTCGAGCCCTACTGGGAGATCACGGAGAAGGAGGGTCTCTCAATACTCGGTCTCAGTGCGCCCTATATTCACGCGGCCATGAAGTCCACGATAGAGCCCGGCATGCAGTTCAACTTAGGGAGCCTTAGGGAGATTGGTTCAACGGCTGCGCCACTGTCACCCCAGGGCTTTGAATGGGTTTATGGGAAGGTTAAGGAAGACGTGTGGCTGGCGCCGATCAGCGGTGGTACTGACGTGGTCTCCGCGCTCGTCGGCGGTTGCCCAATACTGCCCGTGTGGGAGGGCGAAATGCAGTGCAAGTGGTTGGGCGCGGCTGTTAATGTGTATGACGAGGAGGGTAGGCCCGTGGTTAATGAGGTGGGTGAGTTGGTCATCGAGAGGCCAATGCCCTCAATGCCCATCTACTTCTGGAACGACCCAGACTACAACTGGTACAGGGAATCCTACTTTGGTGTATTTCCCGGCGTTTGGAGGCATGGTGACTGGGCTATGATCACTGACAGGGGCACCGTAATAATAACCGGTCGCTCAGACTCAACGATAAAGAGGAAAGGTATCAGGATTGGTACCCTGGATATTTACAGGGTCGTTGAGTCCCTGCCTGAGGTTGTGGGTAGCCTAGCCGTTGAGGTTAAGAATAAGTTGGTTATCTTCGTTGCCTTAAGGCCAGGCCTTCAATTAACTGAGGAGTTGAAGAAGAAAATAAATGACGCACTAAGGAACCAATTAGGGCCTTACTACATAGCTGACTACATAATACAGGTACCCGACATACCAATGACTAGGAATTACAAGAAGCTTGAGGTCCCCATTAAGAAGGTCCTAATGGGCTGGCCCATTGATAAGGCAGTGAACATAAACGCCGTGCTAAATCCAGAAGCTTTCTATGCGGTTATTGAGGCGTTGAAGCCGTACATGGACGAAATAATGAAGGAATGAGGTTCCTTAAACCTTAGTTATTTATTTTGCAAAATGCCCATGAAAATAATGGAGTAGTTAATGGATCCAAGGCTCAGGAGGATATACTCAAGGTGTATTGTCGAGGTCGAGCGCGGGACACTACCAGACCTAGTCAACGACAGGTATGACTACTTAATGATAGACCTGGCAAGCATAACCTACGGCCTCAAGAACCCAAGGGCATTCCTAATGAACGTTAGGCTCGCCCTGGACTACGACTACCTAAGGCCAAGCGTGGTATTCGTGATTGACCACTCAAGGCCTGAGCATAAAGCCGTCGCTGAGACCAGGGTTAAGTGGTTCAGGGAGCTAGGCCTCGACTACATGCTCGCGGAGGACGAGCCAGCCGAGGTTAGGGCAGCCAGGGAATGCATGAGGAGGGGTAAGTGCATAGTCCTGAGCAGGGATTACGATCCGCTCACCGTGATGGATGAGATGATACAGCCAATAAAAATAACCGAGATGGCATGGATAAACAGGAAGATAACAATAAATAAAGAATGCCTAAGTAATTATTTAAAAAAGAAAAATAATTAATGACTAGTATTAAATATTTTATTTACTTAATTTTAATAAATACCCATGTCTATTTATGATTAAGTTATTCCTATTCAATGCTGAATTCACGGCATGAACGTTGAGAGTGCGCTTAGGGAGGTTATCAAGAAGGGTTTGCCTTTAACCTGCCTAGGGTTATACAGGGATATTTCATACTTATTATATGAGGGTAAATGGTTACGAGATGAACTTCGTAATTAATCAAGGCCCAGGGAGTACATGCAGGTTACCTATGCCTCGGCAATTGATGAAACCGATAGGAGGAAGTCTGGGCATTGGTTAAGGTACATGAAGTACTTGGGTGTGGGATGGCTAAGGTAATTAGTTGGGACCTTGAGGATGAGGTCGAGATAGAGGGACTCAAGGTTAAAATAACACCGCTTTGGAGTTGGTTGCTCATGGGCTAATGCTTAAAGCCCATGGTAGTAATGCCAATCAACAATGCAGGAATTAAAGTGCGAAGCAGGCAATGATGAGCTACTGAGGGCA is a genomic window of Vulcanisaeta souniana JCM 11219 containing:
- a CDS encoding acetoacetate--CoA ligase, giving the protein MEGKTRILWRPSQDVIKGSNILRFVNWLNEVFGFNFEVSIDKPMRNVHNYDRLWRWSAEDLETFWVSIWRHFGVIPHSPYTKVLEPRIMPGARWFIGSRLNYTEHVFRASRWGEEAIIYVREDGFRRSLTWDQLYREVAALSDWLKGIGIGRGDRVAAYVSQVPEAVVALLATASIGAIWVGVGAELAPRAVIDRFNLLQPKVLIAVDGYPYRGRVFDKYGDIKQIVDSVQSIGRVVIIPNMKDSVELSLSKSVHDWREITGRRGVGLSIESMEFNEPLWVLFTSGTTGIPKPVVHSHGGVLLEAYKVGLHMDYKPSDKFTWYTTPSWMMWNFTVNALLFGATILFYDGDPTVRNFEPYWEITEKEGLSILGLSAPYIHAAMKSTIEPGMQFNLGSLREIGSTAAPLSPQGFEWVYGKVKEDVWLAPISGGTDVVSALVGGCPILPVWEGEMQCKWLGAAVNVYDEEGRPVVNEVGELVIERPMPSMPIYFWNDPDYNWYRESYFGVFPGVWRHGDWAMITDRGTVIITGRSDSTIKRKGIRIGTLDIYRVVESLPEVVGSLAVEVKNKLVIFVALRPGLQLTEELKKKINDALRNQLGPYYIADYIIQVPDIPMTRNYKKLEVPIKKVLMGWPIDKAVNINAVLNPEAFYAVIEALKPYMDEIMKE